In Zingiber officinale cultivar Zhangliang chromosome 11B, Zo_v1.1, whole genome shotgun sequence, a single window of DNA contains:
- the LOC122035315 gene encoding pentatricopeptide repeat-containing protein At4g39530-like, translated as MPHIMQMVILFCPPPSSASLNLSKLQPSWQHPFRSPLPRNIIPSTPTFRPPKLGIPNQSSSSAPFALTVGPTITPNSVRKLKQLVALKMLPEAMDLFLDMKIQGIKVGVVLESMLIDLLMKSERPDDAFRVFDEMPQRNVVTWTSMISGCVRNGFGKTGIYLFVQMLESGVLSNDFAVNAAIQACTDVAALRCGEQLHSLILRSGFTEDCWSSISLIDFYSRCGLVDRAELVFAGITDLDVVSFTSLISAYCRNNLFDSAMTLFDEMVRRGIAPNEHTITSILAACQPRLGEQLHGYMLKTLIVNSVHSATALLDFYWRNHEVEQAKLVFHQMEAKNVITWSLMISCCVRNGELHDAMRIFNGMVSAGIRPNEFTFSSILGACRPSQELSKLGSQLHSLSIKNKIALDTRVANALLAMYARCGKVQELEKLFLEIKEPDAVSWTSVISGNFQNGYNDRSIEWLCHMHGDGYMPNEYGLSSTISSCANLASLNHGRQFHCLALKLGCDINVCTGNALINLYGKCGCINDSELAFDCMHTHDIMSWNSLIYGYANNGHGREALEAVDKMLETHCSIPDESTFLGILVACSHVGYVDQAVRYFKLMSDTFNIIPSASHYACMVDIMGRAGRLEEALDIINQMPFKPDVATWKTLLGSCMMQRNLELGKLAAAKIFELTSLDSASYVLLSNLHALHGEWDDAKIVRNKMEENDIQKEAGRSWIQINNEVHSFVSRDESHPESGTIYQRLEEIFNIIKSEKCLCETNIGVNEFEIGV; from the coding sequence ATGCCGCACATAATGCAAATGGTGATCCTTTTCTGTCCTCCGCCTTCTTCCGCATCCTTAAACCTTTCGAAGCTCCAACCTTCATGGCAGCACCCTTTCCGCTCTCCTTTACCGCGGAACATCATTCCTTCAACCCCAACCTTTCGACCACCAAAATTAGGCATCCCCAACCAAAGCAGCTCATCTGCACCGTTCGCGCTCACGGTTGGACCGACCATCACGCCCAATTCTGTCCGAAAACTGAAGCAACTAGTGGCATTGAAGATGCTTCCTGAAGCCATGGATCTATTTCTCGATATGAAAATCCAAGGAATCAAAGTGGGTGTGGTCCTTGAATCCATGCTGATCGATTTGTTGATGAAATCTGAGCGACCGGATGATGCATTCagggtgtttgatgaaatgccccAAAGGAATGTTGTCACTTGGACGTCAATGATCTCGGGTTGCGTTAGGAATGGTTTTGGAAAGACTGGGATCTATCTGTTCGTTCAAATGCTTGAATCTGGTGTGCTTTCAAATGATTTTGCAGTTAATGCTGCCATCCAGGCTTGCACTGACGTGGCTGCTCTTAGATGTGGTGAACAGTTGCATTCACTGATTCTTCGCTCTGGCTTTACAGAGGATTGCTGGAGTAGTATCAGTCTGATTGATTTTTACTCAAGATGTGGATTGGTTGATAGAGCTGAGCTAGTATTTGCTGGAATTACAGACTTAGATGTGGTGAGTTTTACTTCACTAATTTCTGCATATTGCAGAAACAACTTGTTTGATTCTGCAATGACATTGTTTGATGAAATGGTTAGGCGAGGAATTGCGCCAAATGAGCATACGATTACTAGCATATTGGCAGCATGTCAACCACGCTTGGGTGAGCAGCTCCATGGGTACATGCTAAAAACTCTCATCGTCAACAGTGTGCATTCTGCAACTGCTTTACTTGATTTTTACTGGAGGAATCATGAAGTTGAACAAGCAAAGTTAGTGTTTCATCAAATGGAAGCTAAGAATGTAATCACCTGGAGCTTAATGATCTCATGCTGTGTCCGGAATGGGGAACTACATGATGCTATGAGAATATTCAATGGCATGGTTTCTGCTGGAATAAGACCAAATGAGTTCACTTTTTCAAGTATCCTTGGAGCTTGCAGACCTTCCCAAGAATTATCTAAGTTGGGTTCCCAGCTCCACTCTTTGTCAATCAAGAATAAGATTGCCTTGGATACTCGAGTAGCTAATGCTTTGTTGGCCATGTATGCTAGATGTGGTAAGGTCCAAGAACTGGAAAAGCTGTTTCTTGAAATTAAGGAACCTGATGCAGTCTCTTGGACTTCTGTCATCTCTGGTAATTTCCAGAATGGATATAATGATAGATCCATCGAGTGGCTATGCCACATGCATGGGGATGGATACATGCCCAATGAGTATGGATTATCTAGTACCATAAGCTCTTGTGCTAATCTAGCTTCACTGAATCATGGACGACAATTTCATTGTCTCGCTCTGAAATTAGGGTGTGACATCAATGTTTGCACTGGCAACGCATTAATAAACTTGTATGGCAAGTGTGGTTGCATAAACGATTCAGAATTAGCATTTGACTGCATGCATACTCATGATATCATGTCCTGGAATTCATTAATTTATGGTTATGCCAACAATGGGCATGGTAGAGAGGCACTAGAAGCCGTTGATAAGATGTTGGAGACTCACTGCAGCATTCCAGACGAGTCAACATTCCTAGGGATTTTGGTTGCGTGCAGCCATGTGGGCTATGTTGATCAAGCGGTCAGGTATTTCAAGCTAATGAGTGATACCTTTAACATTATACCGTCAGCTTCGCATTATGCATGTATGGTAGATATAATGGGCCGAGCTGGAAGACTTGAAGAAGCGCTTGATATCATTAATCAGATGCCATTTAAGCCTGACGTAGCGACATGGAAGACCTTATTAGGATCTTGTATGATGCAGAGGAACTTAGAACTTGGCAAACTTGCTGCAGCAAAGATTTTTGAGCTGACTTCGTTGGACTCTGCAAGCTATGTGCTTCTCTCTAACCTGCATGCTTTGCATGGTGAGTGGGACGATGCCAAGATAGTAAGGAACAAAATGGAAGAAAATGATATTCAAAAAGAAGCTGGACGCAGTTGGATCCAGATTAACAATGAAGTGCACTCTTTTGTTTCAAGAGATGAATCTCATCCTGAATCTGGAACTATCTATCAGAGATTAGAAGAAATATTTAACATAATAAAGTCTGAAAAATGTCTATGTGAGACAAACATTGGTGTAAATGAGTTTGAAATTGGTGTTTAA